In Edaphobacter aggregans, the sequence ACGATCAACACGATGGTCGATCAACTTAACGCGTTCGCGGGCGAGGTAACCCGCGTTGCGCGCGAAGTGGGGACGGAAGGAAGACTCGGTGGACAGGCCAACGTACCTGGCGTTGCAGGTACGTGGAAGGACTTGACAGACTCGGTCAACTCGATGGCTGGAAACCTGACGGGCCAGGTGCGCAACATCGCCGAGGTGACAACAGCGGTTGCCCGCGGCGACTTATCGCGCAAGATCACGGTTGACGTAAAAGGTGAAATCCTTGAGCTGAAGAACACGATCAACACAATGGTGGACCAGCTGAACGCGTTCGCGGCCGAAGTCACGCGCGTCGCCCGCGAAGTGGGCACGGAAGGCAAGCTCGGCGGACAGGCACAGGTGCCCGACGTTGCAGGCACGTGGAAGGACTTGACCGACAACGTCAATGTGATGGCCGCCAATCTTACCGAGCAAGTTCGCGGCATCGTTAAAGTGGTCACCGCCGTCGCAAATGGAGAGTTGACGCAGAAGCTGACAGTGAATGCGAAAGGCGAAGTTGCAGCGCTGGCGGAGACAATTAATAACATGACCAATACCCTTGCGACCTTCGCCGATCAGGTCACTACAGTCGCGCGCGAGGTAGGTGTGGAAGGGCGGCTCGGAGGGCAGGCCAACGTACCCGGAGCCGCGGGAACGTGGAAGGACCTAACCGGAAACGTGAATCTGCTTGCGGATAATCTGACCAATCAAGTCCGCGCCATCGCAGAGGTTGCCACTGCCGTTACGAAGGGGGATCTGACACGTTCGATCCAAGTTGATGCGAGCGGAGAGGTCGCGGAGCTTAAAGACAACATAAATACCATGATTGACAACCTCCGCCTGACCACGGACCGAAATACCGAACAGGACTGGCTGAAGACGAACCTCGCAAGATTTACGAGTATGTTGCAGGGACAACGCGAGCTGAGCACAGTGGGACGCATGTTGTTATCGGAACTGGCACCCCTAGTGAACGCGCAACAGGGAGTTCTCTATCAGATGGAGGCAGAGGAGCCAGGCAGTCTGATCTTGCTGTCCTCATTCGCGAATCCAGAAGATGGACATCCAGCGAAGGTAAGGGTGGGAGAAGGTCTTGTGGGGCAATGCGCTCTCGACAAGCGTCGAATGCTGATCGCCGACTTGCCGCGAAATACCTTGCCGATTCGATCGGGGCTGTTCGAGGCTATACCGCGCAACGTAATCGTGCTGCCTGTGTTATTCGAGGATCGGGTTAAGGCTGTAATCGAGTTAGCCAGTCTGAACTCCTTTACTCCCTCACACCTTGCGTTCCTGGAACAGCTGACAGCCAGCATCGGTATCGTCCTGAACAGCATCGAAGCGACGATGCAGACTGAAGGCCTGCTCAAACAGTCTCAGCAACTTGCCGTCGAACTGCAGACCCAGCAGAAGGAGCTGCAACAGACCAATGAGCAGTTAGCTCAAAAAGCTCAGCAACTCGCCGAGCAGAATGCCGAAGTGGAGCGCAAGAATCAAGAAATTGAGCAGGCACGCGGCGCACTTGAAGAGAAAGCAAAGGAGCTCGCGCTCACCTCAAAATATAAGTCGGAGTTTCTTGCAAATATGTCCCACGAGCTTCGCACGCCGCTCAACAGCATCTTGGTACTCGGACAGCAACTTGCGGAGAATCCAGAGCACAATCTTAGCGGTAAGCAGGTCGAGTTTGCACGTACGATCCACGGTGCGGGAACCGACCTGCTCAATTTGATAAGCGACATCCTTGATCTGTCAAAGATCGAATCAGGCACTGTGTCGGTTGAAGCCGAAGAAGTATTCTTCGGCAGCTTGATCGACATGGTGGCGCGTCCCTTCCGACATGAGGCAGAAAATCGTAAGCTTGTATTCGAGGTCGAAACCGATCCCCACCTTACGCGCAGCTTAGTAACGGATTCGAAACGTCTCCAGCAGGTACTAAAGAATCTGCTTTCCAATGCATTTAAGTTTACCGAACAGGGCAGCGTACGACTCTCGGTTTCGGCAGTAACAACGGGATGGACACAGCGCCACCAGATTCTCGGCAATGCTGCGTCGGTCATTGCATTCGAGGTTTCAGATAGTGGTATTGGTATTCCAGCCGAGAAGCAAAGGATCATTTTTGAGGCGTTCCAGCAAGCGGACGCAGGAACCAGTCGAAAGTATGGTGGCACTGGTCTCGGTCTGGCAATTAGCCGTGAGCTTGCCAGCCTGCTCGGCGGAGAGATCCAGCTACGGAGCACGCCCGGCAAGGGCAGCACCTTCACGCTCTACTTACCTCAAACATACGTCGGACCGTCTACACAGGCCGTTTCGACCCCCCGGAATGTGCATGATGGGCCCATGATTCCCAGTCTCATGGCACAGGAGCCGGAAATTGAAGCCATCGACGACGATCGCCATAACCTGGAGGAGGGCGACGCGATTCTGCTGATTGTGGAAGACGACGTTCACTACGCTCGCATTCTTTGTGATCTCTCGCGAGATAACGGATTTAAGGTCTTAGCCGCGTCACGTGGTGCGGACGGCCTCACCTTGGCTCGGGAGTACCACCCAACCGCGATCTCACTTGACGTGTCTCTGCCAGACATGGTGGGTTGGACTGTATTGAATCATCTCAAGCAAGATCCTTCTACTCGTCATATTCCGGTGCAGATGCTTACGGTGGACGAAGACTGGCACCACGCTCTCTCGCATGGCGCGTTTTCCTTCGTTACAAAGCCCACGACCACGGAAGGGCTGGAGAGGGCAATAGCTCGCATCCACGAGTATGCCAATCCGCGGCGCAAACGTCTGCTGGTTGTCGAGGACGACAGGGCGCAACAGGTTAGCATAGAGGCTCTTCTGAACCACACCGACATCGACGTCGTCCTAGTATCGACCGGTGCCGAGGCTCTTGGTGCTCTTGAAGAGGAAATGTTCGATTGTCTGGTGCTCGATTTGAGGTTGCCCGATATGACCGGCTTCGAGTTGCTGGATCAACTCGGAAAATTACCGTTTGGTAATGAGTTACCCGTGGTCGTTTTCACAGGCAAGGAACTGACACCGGAGGAGTACCAAAAACTCCATGTGCTGGCCCGCAGCGTTATCGTGAAGGATGTGGAGTCTCCGGAACGCCTCCTGGATGAGACGGCCCTCTTCTTGCATCGTGTGATCACCGATCTACCGGTCGAGAAGCAGCACATGCTTGATCGCCTGCATCGCTCCGACGAAGCCCTGATCGGTCGCAAGGTGTTGGTGGTGGATGACGATGTACGCAATATCTTCGCGCTGAGCAGCGTTCTCGAACGCCGCGGGATGACTGTGTTGACCGCGGGTACCGGTCGCGAAGCCATCGGCATAATCGAGGCCACTCTAGATCTGGGCATCGTTTTGATGGATATTATGATGCCGGAAATGGACGGCTATGAGACCATGCAAGTGATCCGGCGCAACCCGCTGTTTAGAAGGCTTCCCATCATTGCGCTGACGGCCAAGGCGATGAAGGGCGATCGGGAAAAATGCCTCGAGGCAGGTGCCTCCGAGTATCTGGCCAAGCCGGTCAACACAGAGCAACTACTCTCCGCCCTTCGGATGTGGCTTCACAGGTAGCATGTCGGACGGTCATCGAGTTACTTAAAAATCACCGCAGGAACGAAAAATGGCCGAAGCGATATTGTGCCAAGGAAGGAGCAAATGAGCAAGTACGATCAGGCGAACATACTCATGGTTGACGATCAGCCCAGCAAGTTGCTCAGCTACGAGGTCATCCTAGGCAACCTAGGAGAGAACCTGATCAAAGCGAAGTCGGCCCGTGAAGCTCTGGATCAGCTTCTACGTCATGACATCGCGGTGGTATTGATGGACGTGAGCATGCCCGAAATCGACGGCTTCGAGTTAGCGGACATGATGCACCAGCATCCGCGCTTCCAGAAGACTGCCATCATTTTTATCTCGGCAGTGCATCTGACAGACCTTGACCGCATCAAGGGATATCAGAGAGGGGCCGTGGACTATATCTCAGTGCCGGTCGTTCCGGAGTTACTGCGAGCTAAAGTCAGCGTTTTTGCGGAGCTTCACCGCAAGAATCGCCAGCTGGAGCAGCTCAATCGTGAGCTTGAACAGCGGGTCGAAGAACGTCTCGAAGACATTCGTAACCTCAACTGTCAACTTGAAGAACGAGTCGCAGAATTAGAGACGATTATGCAGGTGCTCCCAGTCGGTGTTGCGGTGTCGCAGGATCCCGAGTGCGTACGCATTACAGGCAACGCTGCGCTGAGCGATTTATTCGGAGTTAGACAAGGCGATAACCTCAACCTTGCTGCGGATGACAATCAAGGTCGACCATTCGAAATCTACCAGCAGGGAAGGTTGCTCGATTTCGCCTCTATGCCCCTACAATACTCAGCAAGAACTGGACAGCA encodes:
- a CDS encoding HAMP domain-containing protein codes for the protein MDVGGRPLEGEFLRSANIVNTMIQQLGIFTAEVTRVAREVGTDGKLGGQAQVPGVAGTWKDLTDSVNSMASNLTGQVRNIAEVATAVASGDLSRKITVDVRGEILQLKEAINTMVDQLRSFASEVTRVAREVGTDGKLGGQAVVPGVAGTWKDLTDSVNAMAGNLTAQVRNIAEVTTAVARGDLSRKITVDVKGEILELKDTINTMVDQLNAFAGEVTRVAREVGTEGKLGGQAQVPGVGGTWKDLTDNVNFMASNLTGQVRNIAEVATAIANGDLSRKITVDVRGEILQLKETLNTMVDQLNRFAGEVTRVAREVGTEGRLGGQANVPGVAGTWKDLTDSVNSMAGNLTGQVRNIAEVTTAVARGDLSRKITVDVKGEILELKNTINTMVDQLNAFAGEVTRVAREVGTEGKLGGQAQVSGVAGTWKDLTDSVNFMAGNLTAQVRNIAEVATAVARGDLSRKITVDVRGEILELKDTINTMVDQLRSFAGEVTRVAREVGTDGKLGGQAQVPGVGGTWKDLTDNVNFMASNLTGQVRNIAEVATAIASGDLSKKITVNVSGEILLLKDTINTMVDQLNAFAGEVTRVAREVGTEGRLGGQANVPGVAGTWKDLTDSVNSMAGNLTGQVRNIAEVTTAVARGDLSRKITVDVKGEILELKNTINTMVDQLNAFAAEVTRVAREVGTEGKLGGQAQVPDVAGTWKDLTDNVNVMAANLTEQVRGIVKVVTAVANGELTQKLTVNAKGEVAALAETINNMTNTLATFADQVTTVAREVGVEGRLGGQANVPGAAGTWKDLTGNVNLLADNLTNQVRAIAEVATAVTKGDLTRSIQVDASGEVAELKDNINTMIDNLRLTTDRNTEQDWLKTNLARFTSMLQGQRELSTVGRMLLSELAPLVNAQQGVLYQMEAEEPGSLILLSSFANPEDGHPAKVRVGEGLVGQCALDKRRMLIADLPRNTLPIRSGLFEAIPRNVIVLPVLFEDRVKAVIELASLNSFTPSHLAFLEQLTASIGIVLNSIEATMQTEGLLKQSQQLAVELQTQQKELQQTNEQLAQKAQQLAEQNAEVERKNQEIEQARGALEEKAKELALTSKYKSEFLANMSHELRTPLNSILVLGQQLAENPEHNLSGKQVEFARTIHGAGTDLLNLISDILDLSKIESGTVSVEAEEVFFGSLIDMVARPFRHEAENRKLVFEVETDPHLTRSLVTDSKRLQQVLKNLLSNAFKFTEQGSVRLSVSAVTTGWTQRHQILGNAASVIAFEVSDSGIGIPAEKQRIIFEAFQQADAGTSRKYGGTGLGLAISRELASLLGGEIQLRSTPGKGSTFTLYLPQTYVGPSTQAVSTPRNVHDGPMIPSLMAQEPEIEAIDDDRHNLEEGDAILLIVEDDVHYARILCDLSRDNGFKVLAASRGADGLTLAREYHPTAISLDVSLPDMVGWTVLNHLKQDPSTRHIPVQMLTVDEDWHHALSHGAFSFVTKPTTTEGLERAIARIHEYANPRRKRLLVVEDDRAQQVSIEALLNHTDIDVVLVSTGAEALGALEEEMFDCLVLDLRLPDMTGFELLDQLGKLPFGNELPVVVFTGKELTPEEYQKLHVLARSVIVKDVESPERLLDETALFLHRVITDLPVEKQHMLDRLHRSDEALIGRKVLVVDDDVRNIFALSSVLERRGMTVLTAGTGREAIGIIEATLDLGIVLMDIMMPEMDGYETMQVIRRNPLFRRLPIIALTAKAMKGDREKCLEAGASEYLAKPVNTEQLLSALRMWLHR